A part of Miscanthus floridulus cultivar M001 chromosome 6, ASM1932011v1, whole genome shotgun sequence genomic DNA contains:
- the LOC136460955 gene encoding putative pentatricopeptide repeat-containing protein At5g40405 has product MMKAKGVKVPGWSTIEVDGEVHEFFAGSKSHPRYNEIELMLAEMNRRLRLQGYTANTREVLFDIEEEEKEGAISLHSEKLALAFGLIALPEDVEIRIVKNQHVRLLVFNREIVMRDRNRFHHFKGGECSRRDYW; this is encoded by the exons atgatgaaggccaagggaGTGAAGGTGCCTGGGTGGAGCACTATTGAGGTTGATGGCGAGGTACACGAGTTCTTTGCTGGAAGCAAGTCACACCCAAGATACAATGAGATCGAGCTGATGCTTGCGGAGATGAATCGGAGGCTGAGACTGCAAGGATACACTGCGAACACCAGAGAGGTCTTATTTGATATTGAGGAAGAGGAGAAAGAAGGCGCCATCTCCTTACACAGTGAGAAGCTAGCACTGGCCTTTGGGTTGATCGCCTTGCCAGAAGACGTGGAAATTAGGATTGTGAAGAaccagcatgttcgcttgctc GTCTTCAACAGGGAAATTGTAATGAGAGATAGGAATAGGTTTCATCATTTCAAGGGTGGGGAGTGCTCACGTAGGGATTACTGGTGA